In Mercenaria mercenaria strain notata chromosome 15, MADL_Memer_1, whole genome shotgun sequence, a single genomic region encodes these proteins:
- the LOC128548749 gene encoding zinc finger protein 862-like → MSEDIEETLKQRVKKSPAYAIMTDEATDISNKKHLAFCAKYVDEAGEIKVDFIKDVRVDNGKAETIFKETVELVQDEIRVDNFVAFGSDGCNTMIGKKSGVTTRLKEVKPELVTVHCHNHRLALAAKDSFQSLKEFQETDEVLSSVHKYYKSSSNRTTSLEKLQNVLEDCDTKRVKQVAHTRWLSHYDAVTSLKDTYAAVIMDLENAVESGNDKVRIGSGPSASGLAKKLKSYQTVHIIHFLCDALKPLTQLALTFETNNIDLSVIKPKMDSTVSALKKLKTSPGVSLRKASKLMDDFEISPTEQKRSVVHAAENKFIDNLIDNIESRLQNSDIIDAMSIFNMSGKGSFDGNDEIELLAEHFSEDVDSALYEWDSLKDCVAELDPVVKNSPSALLKTLMTVSPTTGNTYPVVTKLCSTAAVLPVSTAEVERVFSSVNRIVTDLRNRLSVENTNKLLHVIKNDQYINYQAVVKRWLKAKPRRI, encoded by the coding sequence ATGTCTGAAGATATTGAAGAGACACTTAAACAGAGAGTGAAGAAAAGTCCAGCCTATGCTATTATGACAGATGAAGCTACAGACATCTCCAATAAAAAACATCTCGCTTTCTGTGCAAAGTATGTCGACGAAGCAGGTGAAATAAAGGTTGACTTCATCAAAGATGTAAGAGTTGATAACGGCAAGGCTGAGACAATATTCAAGGAAACTGTGGAATTAGTCCAAGATGAAATAAGGGTTGACAACTTTGTAGCATTCGGAAGTGATGGGTGTAATACCATGATAGGGAAAAAAAGTGGTGTGACAACGAGACTGAAGGAAGTTAAACCAGAACTAGTTACAGTACACTGCCATAATCACAGACTAGCCTTAGCAGCAAAAGACAGTTTTCAATCACTAAAAGAGTTTCAAGAAACTGACGAAGTTCTTTCCAGTGTACATAAGTACTACAAGTCATCATCAAACCGAACAACCTCACtagaaaaacttcaaaatgtcCTTGAAGATTGTGACACAAAACGTGTGAAACAAGTTGCACATACGCGCTGGCTTTCTCATTACGACGCGGTGACATCTCTGAAAGATACATATGCTGCAGTAATAATGGATCTTGAGAACGCTGTAGAATCAGGGAATGATAAAGTTAGAATAGGGTCTGGGCCATCAGCAAGTGGTCTTGCCAAGAAACTTAAATCGTACCAAACAGTCCATATCATTCACTTCCTCTGTGACGCACTGAAGCCATTGACTCAATTGGCTCTGACTTTCGAGACAAATAACATTGACTTGTCAGTGATAAAACCAAAGATGGATTCCACAGTCTCTGcgttaaaaaagttgaaaacatcgCCAGGAGTTAGCTTGCGCAAGGCATCAAAGCTAATGGATGACTTCGAAATAAGTCCCACCGAACAAAAAAGAAGTGTTGTACATGCAGCTGAAAACAAATTCATTGACAATCTTATAGACAACATAGAGAGTCGGCTACAGAATAGTGATATTATTGACGCAATGAGCATATTTAACATGTCAGGGAAAGGGTCTTTTGATGGAAATGATGAAATTGAACTGTTGGCTGAACACTTCAGTGAGGATGTAGACTCTGCTTTGTATGAGTGGGATTCACTCAAAGACTGTGTAGCTGAACTTGATCCAGTGGTGAAAAACAGTCCCTCGGCCCTCCTTAAGACACTTATGACAGTTTCCCCCACTACCGGTAACACCTATCCTGTTGTGACAAAATTATGTTCAACAGCCGCTGTTCTCCCCGTCAGCACTGCTGAGGTTGAGCGTGTATTCTCAAGTGTAAATAGAATTGTGACAGACTTAAGAAATAGGTTAAGTGTGGAAAACACAAATAAACTTCTGCATGTGATAAAAAATGACCAATACATCAATTACCAAGCAGTGGTTAAGAGATGGCTGAAGGCAAAGCCTCgtagaatttga
- the LOC123550452 gene encoding multivesicular body subunit 12B-like, translated as MTDNEDWPITGVVVVADITKCPAGYTTIDRTYDRAEEADLWRDGIFGRRVTRYLCVQRTAPQPGKDVLVDVSIINDRDPVPAGFTVLDYTADTREKSTKKKVICVRWMSVNLTNSALSELIILPKGTRRPPNGYTLVGELNNLMLCYKMANIKTQSSVAHTNSDSALNMSDMANNLPYSLNPGKENAYRQGMSSSYTPGTNLPGSNHPAPLERSLSLSASNNYPLAGVPWQLSPKLTDLENLKNIHIPEIRYKTMMDIENQYQYHFDVERAASANSG; from the exons ATGACCGACAATGAGGACTGGCCTATCACCGGAGTTGTAGTTGTAGCAGATATCACGAAATGCCCAGCAGGATATACTACA ATTGATAGAACATATGATCGTGCTGAGGAGGCAGACTTATGGCGGGATGGTATATTTGGGCGGAGAGTCACTAGATATTTATGTGTGCAGAGGACAGCTCCGCAACCT GGTAAAGATGTACTTGTTGATGTTTCTATCATAAATGACAGGGATCCAGTACCAGCTGGATTTACCGTTCTTGATTACACAGCTGATACAC GTGAGAAGTCAACAAAAAAGAAGGTGATATGTGTGAGATGGATGAGCGTCAACCTTACAAATAGTGCTCTCTCAGAATTGATTATATTGCCCAAAGGTACACGGAGACCACCTAATGGATATACTCTAGTTGG AGAATTGAATAACCTGATGCTGTGTTACAAGATGGCCAATATCAAGACACAGTCATCTGTAGCACACACCAACTCTGATTCTGCGTTAAACAT GTCTGACATGGCGAACAATCTTCCTTATTCTCTGAATCCTGGAAAGGAGAATGCCTACAGACAAGGAATGTCATCCAGTTATACACCTGGAACTAACCTGCCAGGTTCAAACCACCCTGCTCCGCTAGAACGTTCATTGAGTTTATCTGCTTCAAATAATTATC CACTGGCTGGGGTACCATGGCAATTAAGTCCAAAACTTACAGATCTTGAGAATCTAAAAAAT ATTCACATACCAGAAATCAGATACAAAACTATGATGGATATTGAAAATCAG TACCAGTACCATTTTGATGTTGAGAGAGCAGCCAGTGCTAATAGTGGATAA